In Arthrobacter sp. UKPF54-2, the following are encoded in one genomic region:
- a CDS encoding SDR family NAD(P)-dependent oxidoreductase, producing MSLSGKVAIVTGSGRGLGLAYARELARQGAAVVVNDVDAAVAEEAVRTIASDGGRAAAVVAPVGSSEVAKQLVQAAVTEFGRLDILVTNAGILRDKSLLKMTDEDFDAVINVHLKGTFTCAREAFGYFKENGIAGRIITIGSPTGQRGNFGQTNYAAAKAGIVGMVRTWALEMKKAGVTANAVIPVAATAMTKTVPYFQKAVEADERGEAMPAFFRHDLGFGTADDVAGLVAFLASDAAAGVTGQAIGAGGDRLQLWTHPEAAATEYREGGWGYADLVENFGALFGDKLQSVGEEFLPLPEDLQPEPAQVR from the coding sequence ATGAGCCTGTCAGGAAAAGTAGCAATCGTCACCGGAAGCGGCCGTGGCCTCGGCCTGGCCTACGCCCGGGAGCTGGCCCGCCAGGGCGCCGCCGTCGTCGTCAACGACGTGGACGCGGCGGTCGCCGAAGAGGCGGTCCGGACCATTGCCTCCGACGGCGGCCGGGCAGCGGCCGTCGTGGCCCCGGTGGGCAGCTCCGAGGTCGCCAAGCAGCTGGTCCAGGCCGCCGTCACCGAGTTCGGCCGGCTCGACATCCTGGTCACCAACGCCGGGATCCTGCGGGACAAGAGCCTGCTGAAGATGACGGACGAGGACTTCGACGCCGTGATCAACGTCCACCTCAAGGGCACCTTCACCTGCGCCCGGGAAGCATTCGGGTACTTCAAGGAGAACGGCATTGCCGGCCGCATCATCACCATCGGCTCGCCCACCGGCCAGCGCGGCAACTTCGGCCAGACCAACTACGCGGCCGCCAAGGCCGGGATCGTCGGCATGGTCCGCACCTGGGCGCTGGAGATGAAAAAGGCCGGTGTCACCGCCAACGCCGTCATCCCGGTTGCTGCCACCGCCATGACCAAGACCGTCCCGTACTTCCAGAAGGCTGTGGAGGCCGACGAGCGCGGTGAGGCCATGCCGGCCTTCTTCCGCCACGACCTCGGCTTCGGAACCGCCGACGACGTCGCCGGGCTGGTCGCGTTCCTCGCCTCCGACGCCGCCGCCGGAGTCACCGGCCAGGCCATCGGCGCGGGCGGTGACCGTCTGCAGCTCTGGACCCATCCCGAGGCGGCCGCCACCGAATACCGCGAAGGCGGCTGGGGCTACGCGGACCTCGTCGAGAACTTCGGGGCGCTCTTCGGGGACAAACTGCAGAGTGTGGGCGAGGAGTTCCTGCCGCTGCCGGAGGACCTGCAGCCCGAACCGGCCCAGGTCCGCTGA
- a CDS encoding amidohydrolase family protein, translating into MANARYELGIDAAKLAAIDMHVHLEVDGHGHGSLPAELTEASAKYFKAEDRTPSLDRIAELYRELNMAAVVFTVDARTQLKHEPNSIPELIAGAARNNDVLIPFGSVDPRTGAEAIQGAKHQAVDLGARGFKFHPSLQGFDPSNEQFYPLWETLQELGLPAIFHTGQNGMGAGLPGGFGIKLAYSNPLLLDAVAADFPELQIIMAHPSVPWQDEANSIATHKTNVFIDLSGWSPKYFPESLVKMSNSVLQDKVLFGTDFPLITPQKWLAAFADLPLKDEVRPKILKGNAVRLLGLEG; encoded by the coding sequence ATGGCCAACGCACGCTACGAACTCGGTATCGACGCCGCAAAGCTCGCTGCGATCGACATGCACGTCCACCTCGAGGTGGACGGCCACGGCCACGGTTCGCTGCCGGCCGAGCTCACCGAGGCCTCTGCCAAGTACTTCAAGGCCGAGGACCGGACGCCGTCGCTGGACCGGATCGCGGAGCTCTACCGCGAACTGAACATGGCCGCCGTCGTCTTCACCGTCGACGCCCGGACCCAGCTCAAGCACGAGCCCAACAGCATCCCCGAACTGATCGCCGGGGCCGCCCGGAACAACGACGTGCTAATTCCGTTCGGGAGCGTCGACCCGCGCACCGGCGCCGAGGCCATCCAAGGCGCCAAACACCAGGCCGTGGACCTGGGCGCCCGGGGCTTCAAGTTCCACCCGAGCCTGCAGGGCTTCGACCCCTCCAACGAGCAGTTCTACCCGCTCTGGGAAACGCTGCAGGAACTGGGCCTGCCGGCGATCTTCCACACCGGCCAGAACGGCATGGGCGCGGGCCTGCCCGGCGGTTTCGGCATCAAGCTGGCCTACTCCAACCCGCTGCTGCTCGACGCCGTGGCCGCCGACTTCCCCGAGCTGCAGATCATTATGGCCCACCCCTCGGTGCCGTGGCAGGACGAAGCCAACTCCATCGCCACGCACAAGACCAATGTGTTCATCGACCTGTCCGGCTGGTCCCCGAAATACTTCCCCGAGTCGCTGGTGAAGATGTCCAACTCGGTGCTGCAGGACAAGGTGCTGTTCGGCACCGACTTCCCGCTGATCACCCCGCAGAAATGGCTGGCCGCCTTCGCGGACCTGCCGCTCAAGGACGAAGTCCGGCCCAAGATCCTCAAGGGCAACGCCGTCCGCCTGCTCGGGCTGGAGGGCTGA
- a CDS encoding acyl-CoA dehydrogenase family protein, translated as MDTTTAEPSVSAPQRLFEVADFYDAESLLTDSERRVLGRLRTFLDEKARPLLAEYWERGEFPDQLARPLIDLDLMEPAELTADAPARGIYQGFRIFELARTDASLATWYTSQAGLFRTAIRVGASEEQKREWMPKVIDFSLKGVFSLTEPESGSDIAGGLSTTARFEEDADGGTWVLDGAKRWIGGAATADVLAVFARDEADGQVKAFLVEREAPGVTLEKIHGKTALRMMQNAHITLDGVRVPESMRLHNVNSFKDVAAMLRAMRSDVAWIATGMAAGAFEAALRYVTQREQFGRPVGSFQLVQEKLARMLGNVTSALSLVVRLTEQQAKGIYRDPDSALAKMQTSLLMRETVALAREVVGGNGITLETDVARFHADAEAVYSYEGTHEINALIIGRALTGHSAFTR; from the coding sequence ATGGATACGACGACGGCGGAACCCTCAGTGAGTGCCCCGCAACGGCTTTTCGAGGTGGCTGACTTCTACGATGCGGAATCCCTCCTGACCGACAGCGAGCGCCGCGTGCTGGGCAGGCTCCGCACTTTCCTTGACGAGAAGGCACGCCCGCTCCTGGCGGAGTACTGGGAACGCGGGGAATTTCCCGACCAGCTGGCCCGTCCTCTGATCGACCTGGACCTGATGGAGCCGGCCGAACTGACCGCTGATGCTCCGGCACGCGGGATCTATCAAGGCTTCCGGATCTTCGAACTTGCCCGCACGGACGCCTCGCTGGCCACCTGGTACACGTCCCAGGCGGGCCTGTTCCGCACGGCCATCCGCGTGGGCGCTTCGGAAGAGCAAAAACGCGAGTGGATGCCCAAGGTGATCGACTTCTCGCTTAAGGGTGTCTTCTCATTGACCGAGCCCGAGTCCGGTTCGGACATCGCCGGCGGCCTGTCCACGACGGCCCGCTTCGAAGAGGACGCCGACGGCGGCACCTGGGTTCTGGATGGCGCCAAACGCTGGATCGGGGGCGCGGCCACCGCCGACGTCCTGGCCGTCTTCGCCCGCGACGAAGCCGACGGGCAGGTCAAGGCCTTCCTCGTGGAGCGCGAGGCCCCCGGCGTGACCCTGGAGAAAATCCACGGCAAGACCGCGCTGCGGATGATGCAGAACGCGCACATCACCCTCGACGGCGTCCGCGTCCCGGAGTCGATGCGCCTGCACAACGTCAACTCCTTCAAGGACGTGGCCGCGATGCTGCGGGCCATGCGCTCGGATGTGGCCTGGATCGCCACCGGCATGGCCGCGGGCGCCTTCGAGGCCGCGCTGCGCTACGTCACGCAGCGGGAACAGTTCGGCCGGCCCGTGGGGTCCTTCCAGCTCGTCCAGGAAAAACTGGCCCGGATGCTCGGCAACGTCACCTCGGCCCTGTCCCTTGTGGTCCGGCTGACCGAGCAGCAGGCCAAGGGCATCTACCGGGACCCGGACTCTGCGCTCGCCAAGATGCAGACCTCCCTGCTGATGCGCGAGACCGTGGCGCTGGCCCGCGAGGTGGTGGGCGGCAACGGCATCACCCTCGAGACCGACGTCGCCCGCTTCCACGCCGACGCCGAGGCCGTCTACTCCTACGAGGGCACCCACGAAATCAACGCCCTGATCATCGGCCGCGCCCTCACCGGCCACAGCGCCTTCACCCGCTAG
- a CDS encoding MaoC family dehydratase, protein MPNLVVDFDKLLTLSGTDLGATEYREISQEQINKFADATGDDQWIHVDPERAKDGPFGAPIAHGFLTLSLIIPFWGELFDVEGVTTKVNYGLDKVRFTSPVKVGSRIRMRATIAEVTEVKGGAQIKVANTIEIEGQERPAVVAEFLARFYK, encoded by the coding sequence ATGCCCAACCTCGTCGTCGACTTCGACAAACTGCTCACCCTCTCCGGCACCGACCTCGGCGCCACCGAATACCGAGAAATCAGCCAGGAACAAATCAACAAATTCGCCGACGCCACCGGTGACGACCAGTGGATCCACGTGGACCCGGAACGCGCCAAGGACGGGCCCTTCGGTGCCCCGATCGCGCACGGCTTCCTCACCCTCTCGCTGATCATCCCGTTCTGGGGCGAGCTGTTCGACGTCGAGGGCGTCACCACCAAGGTCAACTACGGCTTGGACAAGGTCCGCTTCACGTCCCCGGTCAAGGTCGGCTCGAGGATCCGGATGCGCGCCACGATCGCCGAAGTCACCGAGGTCAAGGGCGGCGCCCAGATCAAGGTCGCCAACACCATCGAGATCGAGGGCCAGGAACGGCCCGCCGTCGTGGCCGAATTCCTCGCCCGCTTCTACAAGTAG